A stretch of the Pedobacter sp. MC2016-14 genome encodes the following:
- a CDS encoding CopD family protein — MEYYRYILAVHIVFVISWMAGLFYILSLFIYHTEAGDKQEPERSILQQQFIKMEATLWKVIATPAMIISVLAGATMLSLNPGLLQADWMWVKLFFVFGLLVYHFICQKIVRQLKNNLYGMTSFQLRLWRELATIFMIAIVFTVILKNAINWIYGLLGIMGIAMVIMVAVKWYKSYRKKHNC; from the coding sequence ATGGAATATTACCGTTACATACTTGCCGTTCACATTGTATTTGTGATTAGCTGGATGGCGGGCTTATTCTATATCCTGAGTCTCTTTATTTACCATACTGAAGCGGGTGATAAACAGGAACCCGAAAGAAGCATCCTGCAACAACAGTTTATAAAAATGGAAGCTACTTTATGGAAAGTGATTGCTACGCCTGCAATGATCATTTCTGTACTGGCGGGTGCTACAATGCTTAGCTTAAATCCGGGATTGCTGCAGGCAGACTGGATGTGGGTAAAGCTGTTTTTCGTTTTTGGTTTACTGGTTTATCATTTTATCTGTCAGAAAATAGTTAGACAGTTGAAGAATAATCTATACGGGATGACTAGTTTCCAGTTGCGGCTTTGGCGGGAACTGGCCACCATTTTTATGATTGCTATTGTATTTACCGTTATCCTAAAAAATGCCATTAATTGGATTTATGGTCTTTTGGGCATCATGGGTATAGCCATGGTGATTATGGTAGCCGTAAAATGGTATAAGAGCTATAGAAAAAAACACAACTGTTAA